A genome region from Lactobacillus sp. ESL0791 includes the following:
- a CDS encoding phospholipase D-like domain-containing protein, with the protein MITISNDHIYHQFMQSCSNAQSSIQLVSPYLKENIFREIGQVKSKKTSIELVTSMTVHNAIAGATDLQAIKYCLKMNGITYNRTNLHAKMYLFDQKFGIVTSANLTNGGLHHNYEASVLFDEPNLIRQLDQVITTLKADELTGLVTIENLEQTDLLANKIKAKYNAAKAKQKTLGTDLLRQLTGWNALVFQIINEKITKDEFTLQEVYNYKSSLKQIYPDNHNVEAKIRQTLQNLRDIGLIEFVSKGKYKKGY; encoded by the coding sequence ATGATAACTATTTCCAATGATCACATTTACCATCAATTTATGCAATCATGCAGCAATGCTCAATCCAGCATTCAGCTTGTTTCACCGTATTTAAAAGAAAATATTTTCCGTGAAATCGGTCAGGTGAAATCTAAGAAAACCAGCATTGAATTGGTGACCAGCATGACGGTTCATAACGCTATTGCAGGCGCGACAGACTTACAAGCAATTAAATACTGCCTAAAGATGAATGGAATAACATACAATCGCACCAATCTTCATGCCAAAATGTATCTCTTTGATCAAAAATTCGGAATTGTAACTTCTGCTAATCTCACAAATGGCGGTCTTCATCATAACTACGAAGCAAGTGTCTTATTTGATGAGCCAAATTTGATAAGGCAACTTGACCAAGTAATTACGACTCTAAAAGCAGATGAACTGACAGGTTTAGTAACCATAGAAAATCTTGAGCAAACAGATTTACTAGCTAACAAAATCAAGGCTAAATATAATGCTGCAAAGGCAAAACAAAAAACACTAGGTACGGATCTGCTCCGGCAATTGACTGGTTGGAATGCACTAGTGTTTCAAATTATTAATGAAAAAATTACTAAAGATGAGTTTACCTTGCAAGAAGTTTATAACTACAAGTCTTCACTCAAACAAATCTATCCTGATAATCATAATGTTGAAGCCAAAATTAGACAAACTTTGCAAAACTTGAGAGATATCGGATTAATTGAATTTGTAAGTAAAGGAAAGTATAAGAAGGGATATTAA
- a CDS encoding transposase family protein, with protein MLSYQEDFKNLSAKDFKQLVGVKPATFSVMCDLVKADYDRSHAHHGRKSKVSIEDKVLIMLKYYREYITMKSLAVNFHLAESTVHDIITHTEEVLIKSGKFNLPGRKQLVGSDMESDYLIVDGTDSPIQRPKKSKKNTTPVNIKSMHSKRK; from the coding sequence ATGTTATCCTATCAAGAAGACTTTAAAAATTTATCCGCTAAGGATTTTAAACAGTTAGTTGGTGTCAAACCTGCTACTTTTTCCGTTATGTGTGACCTGGTTAAAGCAGATTATGACCGCAGTCATGCGCATCATGGCCGTAAAAGCAAGGTTTCAATTGAAGATAAAGTCTTAATCATGCTTAAATACTATCGTGAATATATCACAATGAAGTCTTTAGCTGTCAACTTTCACTTAGCAGAATCAACTGTTCATGACATTATTACTCATACTGAAGAAGTTTTAATTAAAAGCGGTAAGTTCAACTTACCCGGTCGTAAACAACTGGTTGGCAGCGATATGGAGAGTGATTATCTAATCGTTGACGGGACCGACTCCCCAATTCAAAGGCCTAAAAAAAGCAAAAAGAATACTACACCGGTAAACATAAAAAGCATGCACTCAAAACGCAAATAG
- a CDS encoding PTS fructose transporter subunit IIC, translating into MLNDYKKIFTGQALKNEFLSGLSYMIPVIIMSGFCTAIGRIIGKTDVKGTIGFYLLNAGNGGFAIMIAVLAAGIGYSIAGKSAIAPGLLGGYLSTQVNASFIGGIIAGIIAGMVVIFFNNLKLPKNVKSIVPLAVIPLVGGIIEVLVINFVIGPPLAAFTALAVKFFMNMSTGSKFLLGFILGGMTGFDMGGPVNKISFAIVTAFAASGTWGPAAGKNVAAMAPPLGIALSVLVFSPSKYSKADRENAKAAILMSLCQVTEGALPFAFEDPLRVVPAVVLGSGIADGLILSWGVTIPLLSGGIFTFPVASNPILYIGALLIGACITGIVLSILKPKVKKEEKKEEKVHDLDIDINIG; encoded by the coding sequence ATGCTTAACGATTACAAAAAAATCTTTACGGGTCAAGCTCTGAAAAATGAATTTTTGAGCGGCTTGTCGTATATGATACCTGTAATTATTATGTCTGGGTTCTGCACGGCCATTGGGCGTATCATCGGAAAGACAGATGTAAAAGGTACCATTGGCTTTTATTTACTTAATGCAGGTAATGGCGGTTTCGCAATTATGATTGCCGTTTTAGCCGCTGGAATCGGTTATTCTATTGCTGGTAAATCAGCTATTGCACCAGGATTACTTGGCGGCTATCTTTCGACGCAAGTCAATGCAAGTTTTATTGGCGGTATTATTGCGGGAATTATTGCAGGAATGGTAGTTATATTTTTTAACAATTTAAAATTGCCTAAAAATGTAAAATCAATCGTTCCTCTTGCCGTTATTCCGCTTGTTGGTGGAATTATTGAAGTCTTAGTTATTAACTTTGTTATTGGTCCGCCTCTTGCAGCATTTACGGCCCTTGCCGTTAAATTCTTTATGAATATGAGTACGGGATCGAAGTTCTTATTAGGCTTTATTCTGGGTGGTATGACCGGTTTCGATATGGGTGGTCCAGTAAACAAAATTTCTTTTGCGATCGTAACTGCCTTTGCTGCATCAGGCACCTGGGGCCCAGCCGCTGGTAAAAATGTTGCAGCTATGGCACCGCCTTTGGGAATTGCACTCTCAGTTTTAGTTTTTTCACCAAGTAAATACTCTAAAGCAGATCGAGAAAATGCTAAGGCAGCAATTTTAATGTCATTATGTCAAGTAACTGAAGGAGCATTACCTTTCGCTTTTGAAGATCCACTTCGAGTTGTACCAGCCGTTGTTCTTGGCTCAGGAATTGCTGATGGGCTAATCTTAAGTTGGGGCGTTACTATCCCACTTTTGTCTGGCGGCATCTTTACATTCCCAGTTGCAAGTAATCCAATTTTATATATTGGTGCCTTGTTAATAGGTGCATGTATTACAGGAATTGTTTTATCGATACTGAAACCAAAAGTTAAGAAAGAAGAGAAAAAAGAAGAAAAGGTTCATGATTTAGATATTGATATTAATATTGGTTAA
- a CDS encoding PTS fructose transporter subunit IIB has translation MKIVGVTACTVGIAHTYMAREKLIETAKELGYEPAYIETQGTAGVENKLTDEQIKNADVVILAADVATTGNERFAGKPVVKVPTNTAIQTPKSLLETIEKKLNTN, from the coding sequence ATGAAGATTGTTGGCGTAACAGCATGTACTGTTGGAATTGCGCATACGTATATGGCGCGGGAAAAGTTAATTGAAACTGCAAAAGAATTAGGCTATGAGCCAGCTTATATTGAAACGCAAGGAACGGCGGGTGTTGAAAATAAATTAACAGACGAACAAATTAAGAATGCGGATGTAGTTATCTTGGCTGCGGATGTTGCTACAACTGGTAATGAGCGTTTTGCTGGGAAACCAGTTGTAAAAGTACCGACAAATACAGCCATTCAGACGCCTAAGAGCCTGCTAGAAACAATTGAAAAGAAGTTAAATACTAATTGA
- a CDS encoding 3-keto-L-gulonate-6-phosphate decarboxylase UlaD codes for MVVPKLQIALDSDSTAEAISVLNKVKDLIDVVETGTILICRDGLNAVRDLRAMAPDKIVLADVKCADAGTKFGKSCKDAGADWMTCINAATVPTMSNAQKEIEVQVELYEGWDDKDRMQEWLDHGIHQVVYHQSRDAKFAGQKWSEKDVENVKNLIQMGFKVSVTGGVHPEILKLFKGVPVYTFIAGRAIRGAEDPRAVAKQFKDEINRIWA; via the coding sequence ATGGTAGTTCCAAAATTGCAAATTGCATTAGATAGCGATAGTACTGCAGAAGCTATTAGTGTTTTAAATAAAGTTAAGGATCTGATTGATGTTGTAGAGACTGGCACTATTCTTATTTGCCGTGATGGCCTAAATGCTGTCAGAGATTTACGCGCTATGGCTCCAGATAAGATAGTTTTAGCAGACGTGAAATGTGCAGATGCTGGGACAAAATTTGGCAAATCCTGTAAAGATGCTGGTGCAGATTGGATGACTTGTATTAATGCTGCAACGGTACCTACAATGAGTAACGCTCAAAAGGAAATAGAAGTTCAAGTAGAGCTTTATGAGGGTTGGGATGATAAAGATAGAATGCAAGAATGGCTTGATCATGGAATTCATCAAGTTGTTTATCACCAAAGTCGTGATGCTAAATTTGCAGGTCAAAAGTGGTCTGAAAAAGACGTTGAAAATGTTAAAAATTTAATTCAAATGGGCTTTAAAGTTTCCGTTACTGGTGGCGTTCATCCCGAAATTCTTAAGTTATTTAAGGGCGTTCCTGTTTATACTTTTATTGCTGGACGAGCAATTAGGGGAGCCGAAGACCCTCGCGCCGTTGCCAAACAATTTAAGGATGAAATTAATAGGATTTGGGCTTAA
- a CDS encoding PRD domain-containing protein has protein sequence MEAEPKDSTSDVLRLISFLYTHNTVHYPNLMSFLNVSRKKVKLYLDQASALLAPQNIQIVRKRNKGIYLDGNLEQITNSLGKKQKYLSFDANERRNLILFYFLMNDKPINLEKVCEKFFISKSTLDRDIKAIKDLLKGQDISFKSTKNGIVLNGNERRKRDIASTIVSQYTQESIQNNKRIIDIPTEFTDLLDKNDLIKVQYILNQVQAETKISFTESQYQSLLLHICISTVRIKGKEYLQTSNDSVTQIEPETKKLVQLLEKAFDIFIPKSEEDYLNIHILAAKQGSIIFTDAQKTLTTNDNPQSIADFLKHNIYSYDEKLIEDLTVHLSSSMGRLKLGLRVKNPYTKKIIRSYPQSFELAYNLGRNIASFYLVEFDKDEIAYLALHFQAYLERKKKLEYNTKLKIVIVYSTGMGTARLLSQHITNTFGELVEITNILSVSELFEKVNSLNEDLIISTVPIEIKGRHVITMEPFFSDQEKIMLEQQIKTLLSEKRIANTQFMD, from the coding sequence ATGGAGGCTGAACCAAAGGATTCGACATCAGATGTTCTTCGCTTAATTTCTTTTTTATATACGCACAATACAGTTCACTACCCTAATTTAATGTCCTTTTTAAATGTTTCTAGAAAAAAAGTCAAATTGTATTTGGATCAAGCTTCTGCCCTGCTTGCACCGCAAAACATTCAAATAGTTAGGAAACGTAATAAGGGAATTTATTTAGATGGCAACTTAGAACAAATTACTAATAGCCTAGGGAAAAAGCAAAAGTATCTTAGCTTTGATGCTAATGAAAGGCGCAATTTAATTCTTTTTTATTTTTTAATGAATGATAAGCCGATTAATCTGGAAAAAGTTTGCGAAAAATTTTTTATTAGCAAAAGTACATTAGATCGTGATATTAAAGCAATAAAAGACCTATTAAAGGGTCAAGATATTAGTTTTAAAAGCACCAAAAACGGCATCGTTTTAAATGGCAATGAGCGCAGAAAAAGGGACATTGCAAGTACAATTGTTAGTCAGTATACACAAGAATCCATTCAAAATAATAAGCGAATAATTGATATTCCTACAGAATTTACAGATTTGTTAGATAAAAATGATCTTATCAAAGTACAGTATATTCTGAATCAAGTTCAAGCAGAAACCAAGATAAGTTTTACTGAATCTCAATACCAATCATTGCTGCTGCATATTTGTATTTCGACGGTACGAATTAAGGGAAAAGAATATCTTCAGACTTCTAATGATAGTGTGACACAGATCGAGCCAGAAACAAAAAAGCTCGTTCAATTACTTGAAAAAGCTTTTGATATATTTATCCCAAAAAGTGAAGAAGATTATTTAAATATTCATATTTTAGCTGCAAAGCAAGGCTCAATTATATTTACTGATGCGCAAAAAACTCTAACCACAAATGATAATCCCCAAAGTATTGCGGATTTCTTGAAGCATAATATTTATAGCTATGATGAAAAATTGATTGAAGATCTAACGGTCCATTTGAGTTCATCTATGGGAAGGCTTAAATTGGGATTGCGAGTTAAGAATCCCTATACTAAAAAGATTATTAGGTCCTATCCACAATCTTTTGAATTAGCATATAATCTCGGTCGTAATATTGCCAGTTTTTATCTTGTGGAATTTGATAAGGATGAAATTGCTTATTTAGCTCTGCATTTTCAGGCTTATTTAGAACGAAAAAAGAAGCTGGAATATAATACAAAATTAAAAATAGTTATTGTTTACAGTACAGGAATGGGAACTGCACGGTTGTTGTCGCAGCACATTACAAACACGTTTGGTGAATTAGTAGAGATTACGAACATTCTGTCAGTTTCAGAATTATTTGAAAAAGTAAATTCACTTAATGAGGATTTAATCATAAGTACTGTGCCAATTGAGATTAAAGGTCGCCATGTGATTACAATGGAACCATTCTTTTCTGATCAAGAAAAGATTATGTTAGAACAACAAATTAAAACTCTTCTTTCAGAAAAAAGGATAGCTAATACACAGTTTATGGATTAG
- a CDS encoding PTS sugar transporter subunit IIA, with protein sequence MIDLIGKNIDLNSQVKTKTEALKALCKSLQQNGVVSDKDLFFQDVLNREAIGATGMENGIAIPHGESEAAKKATIAVLKTANNLEWESLDGKPIHLIFLLVVPSKNRNINHLKILAKLSAALTHKDIQQKLLKTDDVKEFKSILEKAGGF encoded by the coding sequence ATGATCGATTTAATTGGAAAGAATATCGATCTTAACTCTCAAGTTAAAACTAAAACAGAAGCGTTAAAAGCACTTTGTAAGAGTCTACAGCAAAATGGCGTTGTTAGTGATAAAGATCTATTTTTTCAAGATGTACTTAATAGGGAAGCAATCGGAGCAACCGGCATGGAAAACGGGATTGCAATTCCACATGGAGAATCTGAAGCAGCCAAAAAGGCTACAATTGCGGTTTTAAAAACTGCTAATAATCTTGAATGGGAAAGCCTTGATGGGAAACCAATACATTTAATTTTTCTTCTTGTGGTGCCAAGCAAAAATCGAAACATTAATCATTTAAAAATTTTGGCAAAGTTATCGGCTGCATTAACCCATAAAGATATACAGCAAAAATTGTTGAAAACAGATGATGTCAAAGAATTTAAATCAATTTTAGAAAAAGCAGGAGGTTTTTAA
- a CDS encoding L-ribulose-5-phosphate 4-epimerase produces the protein MLEKLKEEVYQANMMLPKLNLVTFTWGNVSGIDREQGLYVIKPSGVPYEELKPKDMVVVNLQGEIVEGDKNPSSDTPTHTYLYNKFPKIGGIVHTHSPWAVAFAAAKMDIPSLNTTHADTFYTDIPAADALTKEEIEEDYEGNTGKTIVRTFKERGLDYEATPAALVSQHGPFAWGPRPETAVYNAKVLETVAEEDYHTLQLTRQNSELPQYLLDKHYYRKHGPNAYYGQN, from the coding sequence ATGCTAGAAAAATTAAAGGAAGAAGTTTATCAAGCCAATATGATGCTTCCTAAATTAAATTTAGTGACATTTACTTGGGGAAATGTTTCAGGAATTGATCGTGAACAAGGGCTGTATGTAATTAAACCATCAGGAGTGCCGTACGAAGAGCTGAAGCCGAAAGATATGGTTGTGGTTAATTTACAAGGAGAAATTGTGGAGGGAGATAAGAATCCGTCATCAGATACCCCCACACATACTTATTTATATAATAAGTTTCCCAAAATAGGTGGAATTGTACACACCCATTCTCCCTGGGCTGTGGCCTTTGCAGCCGCTAAAATGGATATTCCATCATTAAATACTACGCATGCAGATACCTTTTATACGGATATTCCAGCAGCAGATGCTTTAACTAAAGAAGAAATTGAGGAAGATTATGAAGGCAACACAGGAAAGACGATAGTTAGAACATTTAAAGAGCGTGGCCTTGATTATGAGGCAACACCAGCTGCTTTGGTTAGCCAACATGGTCCTTTTGCATGGGGGCCACGGCCAGAAACAGCAGTTTACAATGCAAAAGTTTTAGAAACAGTAGCAGAGGAGGATTACCATACTTTGCAATTAACGCGGCAAAACTCAGAACTGCCACAATATTTGCTTGATAAGCATTATTATCGAAAACATGGTCCTAATGCTTACTATGGTCAAAATTAA
- a CDS encoding L-ribulose-5-phosphate 3-epimerase → MTINSLGIYEKALPQNLSWKEEFQLVHDLGFNFLEFSIDESDKRLARLDWTREQRKSFRDLMWETDTRINNLMLSGHRRFPLGSADLEIRKKSLEMMQKAVDLCVDLGIHNIQMAGYDVYYEKKSVTSREYYVENLIKCVHMAAKKNIMLSIETMDDPFINNLSKINHYHNLAKSPWLQAYPDLGNLSAWPENDVSAEIENHIDKICAIHLKDSKKVTPNFKGQFKNVEFGTGCVDFTGLLRELVRLDYNGSFTIEMWSGDNGDVNALDEVKSAKAFFDQIFAQVGIRQETVK, encoded by the coding sequence ATGACAATAAATTCGTTAGGTATTTATGAAAAAGCGTTACCGCAAAATTTATCATGGAAAGAAGAATTTCAATTAGTACATGACCTAGGTTTCAATTTCTTAGAATTTTCAATTGATGAAAGTGATAAACGATTAGCACGTTTAGATTGGACACGAGAACAAAGAAAAAGTTTTCGCGATTTAATGTGGGAAACTGACACACGAATAAATAATTTGATGTTATCCGGTCATCGCCGTTTTCCGTTGGGTTCAGCTGATCTGGAAATCCGAAAAAAATCATTGGAAATGATGCAAAAGGCGGTCGATCTTTGCGTTGACTTAGGCATCCATAATATTCAGATGGCAGGTTATGATGTTTATTATGAAAAGAAATCGGTTACTTCAAGAGAATATTATGTTGAGAATCTAATCAAATGTGTGCATATGGCAGCCAAGAAGAACATTATGCTTTCAATTGAAACAATGGACGATCCTTTTATTAATAATCTGTCAAAGATTAATCATTATCATAACTTGGCTAAAAGCCCCTGGCTGCAAGCTTATCCTGATTTAGGCAATTTAAGTGCTTGGCCGGAAAATGATGTGTCAGCAGAAATTGAAAATCATATTGACAAGATTTGTGCCATTCATCTGAAAGACAGCAAAAAAGTAACGCCTAATTTTAAAGGACAGTTTAAAAACGTAGAATTTGGCACAGGCTGTGTAGATTTTACAGGATTACTGCGAGAATTGGTTCGCTTAGACTATAACGGCAGCTTTACGATTGAGATGTGGTCCGGTGATAACGGTGACGTTAATGCACTTGATGAAGTTAAATCTGCGAAGGCATTTTTTGATCAAATATTTGCTCAAGTTGGTATTAGACAAGAAACGGTCAAGTAG
- the gnd gene encoding phosphogluconate dehydrogenase (NAD(+)-dependent, decarboxylating): protein MKLYMIGLGKMGYSLAENAIEHGHEVVGYDTNPATMNKAVKDGIKTIDSIDSLKQVSSRKAVWVMLPAGKITDSVLKELENVLTPNDIAIDGGNSEYTSSVQRAKEFKENGIYFLDIGTSGGTYGARHGASFMVGGEPEAYKFVEPLLKDMAAENGLLYTGKSGSGHYLKVIHNAILHTELQVLGEGFNLLHASEFDYNLKDVAFNWSKSAVIRGWLMDLMYDAFSKNINLDDVDTVIHSSSAAADAIRAGLQYNIPVPTIEMGLLMRQYTQENDTFPARVINSLRKEVGGYKPQA, encoded by the coding sequence ATGAAGTTATATATGATTGGGCTAGGTAAAATGGGCTATAGTTTGGCAGAAAATGCTATAGAACATGGTCATGAAGTTGTTGGCTATGATACAAATCCAGCCACTATGAATAAGGCAGTTAAGGACGGAATTAAAACTATTGATTCAATTGATTCGTTAAAACAAGTTTCTTCTAGAAAAGCGGTTTGGGTAATGCTTCCAGCCGGTAAGATCACAGATTCTGTTTTAAAAGAATTAGAAAATGTTTTAACGCCAAACGATATTGCGATTGATGGGGGTAATTCTGAGTATACTTCTTCGGTTCAAAGAGCCAAAGAATTTAAAGAAAATGGCATTTATTTTTTGGATATAGGAACTTCAGGCGGAACATATGGTGCAAGACATGGAGCAAGTTTTATGGTTGGCGGGGAGCCAGAAGCTTATAAATTTGTTGAGCCTTTATTAAAGGATATGGCCGCAGAAAATGGACTTTTGTATACTGGCAAATCAGGCTCGGGACATTACTTGAAAGTTATTCATAATGCTATTTTACATACTGAGTTGCAAGTATTAGGAGAAGGCTTTAATTTATTGCATGCAAGCGAATTTGATTACAACTTGAAAGATGTGGCATTTAATTGGAGTAAATCTGCAGTTATTCGCGGGTGGCTAATGGACTTAATGTACGATGCATTTTCTAAAAATATTAATTTAGATGATGTTGATACGGTTATTCATTCAAGTTCAGCCGCTGCTGATGCGATTCGCGCAGGTTTACAATATAACATTCCAGTTCCAACTATTGAAATGGGGCTCTTAATGCGTCAATATACCCAAGAAAATGATACTTTTCCTGCACGTGTAATTAATTCGCTGAGAAAAGAGGTTGGAGGATATAAACCACAAGCATAG
- a CDS encoding transposase family protein, whose product MVIAAKTMQIIAIAFAKGAVHDFKLYQTSLGKRVTGNHCIIADSGYQGIKKLHFNSTTPIKKSKKRPLSKTDKEFNHELSKVRIKVEQINAKFKTFKIMAEKYRNRRRRFKLRASLICGLCNYELPKL is encoded by the coding sequence ATAGTAATTGCTGCCAAGACAATGCAAATTATTGCTATTGCTTTTGCCAAAGGAGCAGTTCATGATTTCAAGTTATATCAAACTTCATTAGGTAAGAGAGTAACAGGCAACCACTGTATAATTGCCGACAGTGGATATCAAGGAATTAAAAAATTACACTTTAACAGCACAACCCCGATTAAGAAATCAAAGAAACGGCCATTATCCAAGACAGATAAAGAGTTCAACCATGAATTATCAAAAGTCAGGATTAAAGTAGAACAGATTAATGCTAAGTTCAAGACATTTAAAATAATGGCAGAGAAATATCGCAATCGGCGGAGAAGGTTTAAATTAAGAGCAAGTTTAATTTGTGGGCTTTGTAATTATGAATTGCCAAAACTCTAA
- a CDS encoding PTS sugar transporter subunit IIA: MGFVIMNCQNSKTISEEVYYIAPDNILFEFNTINRNTALNKIGHHLVKNNIAKSGVVGSAIEREKTSSTLLENKWAAIPHAETKYIDRSQISLLIAPKGIDWGTGLARLVFFMGFTQQEIQNISMNKIYHEFNELLEQKSVMEQLVNSKSNMNAEKVLMNFFLCRK, translated from the coding sequence GTGGGCTTTGTAATTATGAATTGCCAAAACTCTAAAACAATTTCCGAAGAAGTCTATTATATTGCTCCAGATAATATTCTATTTGAATTTAATACGATCAATCGTAACACGGCGCTAAATAAAATTGGTCATCACCTTGTTAAAAATAATATTGCCAAAAGTGGAGTGGTAGGTTCAGCTATTGAACGTGAAAAAACATCATCTACTTTATTGGAAAACAAGTGGGCAGCTATTCCACATGCAGAAACAAAATATATAGACCGTTCGCAGATATCATTATTAATTGCACCTAAAGGAATAGATTGGGGAACCGGCCTTGCGCGTTTAGTTTTTTTTATGGGTTTTACCCAACAAGAAATTCAAAATATTTCAATGAACAAAATTTATCACGAATTTAATGAGCTTTTAGAGCAAAAGTCTGTGATGGAACAGTTGGTAAATTCTAAAAGTAATATGAATGCAGAAAAAGTGCTGATGAATTTCTTTCTATGTAGAAAATAG